The Fulvivirga ligni genome window below encodes:
- a CDS encoding glycosyltransferase family 29 protein, protein MRYLKALFGLWIMPFRIRFFNPKKIFLNKRVAVVGPADSTHDDENGDIIDSYDVVIRMNKALVTWNPKNQKYLGTRTDVLFHNFYENMNSGGGGPLDWEIFKGHGVKYLIQPRFDKEGWRLMFNYFKKYLNTKNSIYLFSHKNYSNIVGQFDKYHPTRGFYALSAALESNCKEVFITGFTFFKTPYAEGYRDNIRDMKENEKHIQNQGLHNVDLEYNNFLKLLQNTPIKNVKVDKKLYAIIKSDSKELADKVQIINALNLRNG, encoded by the coding sequence ATGAGATATTTAAAAGCATTATTTGGCTTGTGGATAATGCCATTTAGAATTCGTTTTTTTAATCCAAAAAAAATTTTTTTAAATAAACGTGTGGCAGTAGTAGGTCCTGCTGATTCAACTCATGATGATGAAAATGGAGATATTATCGATAGTTATGATGTTGTAATAAGAATGAATAAGGCTTTGGTGACTTGGAACCCTAAGAATCAAAAATATTTGGGTACTAGAACTGATGTATTATTTCATAATTTTTATGAAAATATGAATTCAGGTGGAGGAGGGCCATTGGACTGGGAGATTTTTAAAGGACACGGAGTGAAATATCTTATTCAGCCCCGCTTTGATAAAGAGGGGTGGCGATTGATGTTTAACTATTTTAAAAAGTACTTAAATACTAAAAATTCTATATATCTATTTTCTCATAAGAACTATAGTAATATAGTGGGGCAATTTGATAAGTATCATCCCACCAGAGGCTTCTATGCTCTGAGTGCTGCGCTTGAATCGAATTGCAAGGAAGTGTTTATAACAGGGTTTACGTTTTTCAAAACACCATATGCAGAAGGTTATAGAGATAACATTCGTGATATGAAGGAGAATGAAAAACATATTCAAAATCAGGGTTTACATAATGTTGATTTAGAATATAATAATTTTTTGAAGCTACTTCAGAATACACCCATTAAGAATGTTAAAGTGGATAAAAAATTATATGCAATAATTAAAAGTGACTCTAAAGAGTTAGCGGATAAAGTTCAGATAATAAATGCATTAAACTTAAGGAATGGTTAA
- a CDS encoding polysaccharide pyruvyl transferase family protein, whose protein sequence is MVKSNIYIDTIKEQQKLLFDCLKMILKQGDKVALLDFPNHNNVGDNAIWLGEKAALKKIGVEVVYECDIYGFSELALRKHLGNDGIVLLHGGGNLGSVWPEHQRFRERIIQSLQDMTVVQLPQSVFFDNDDELRAFGNIAGEHQNLHILVRDKVSFKMLDDLNLNVQLCPDMAFAIGAIPSEGNPKVDVVWLSRSDHESAGYDINDANFKIEKLDWLQGEPGRYYSKFSPKITVRIRRLVQRIFRQSSFVRNHCWKMNTTFFDALAQRRLNRGVRILSRGKIVATDRLHGHIISTLIGKPQILFDNHYKKIGNYRDCFEPAHEAIFYDLDNKSNIEENISKALDFS, encoded by the coding sequence ATGGTTAAGAGTAATATTTACATAGATACTATTAAGGAGCAACAAAAACTTTTATTTGATTGTCTTAAAATGATTTTAAAACAGGGAGATAAGGTAGCCCTACTAGACTTTCCAAATCATAATAACGTAGGCGATAATGCTATTTGGTTAGGAGAGAAGGCCGCGTTGAAGAAAATTGGGGTGGAAGTGGTGTATGAGTGTGATATTTATGGCTTTTCCGAACTGGCGTTGCGTAAGCATCTTGGTAATGATGGAATTGTATTACTTCATGGAGGTGGTAATTTGGGTAGTGTATGGCCTGAGCACCAGAGATTTAGGGAGCGCATCATTCAGTCCTTGCAAGATATGACAGTGGTACAGTTGCCGCAAAGTGTATTTTTTGATAATGATGATGAGTTAAGAGCTTTTGGAAATATCGCGGGAGAACATCAAAATCTACATATTCTTGTTCGTGATAAGGTCAGCTTTAAAATGTTAGATGATCTTAACCTAAATGTACAACTATGCCCTGATATGGCTTTTGCCATAGGAGCCATACCTTCAGAAGGTAATCCTAAGGTTGACGTAGTATGGCTATCACGGTCCGATCATGAGTCTGCAGGCTATGACATAAATGATGCAAATTTTAAGATAGAAAAGTTAGATTGGCTTCAAGGTGAGCCTGGCAGGTACTATTCTAAATTCAGTCCGAAAATAACGGTTAGAATTAGAAGACTAGTACAGCGAATTTTCCGTCAATCTTCATTTGTCCGTAATCATTGTTGGAAAATGAATACTACCTTCTTTGATGCCTTGGCACAACGAAGATTAAACCGGGGGGTGCGTATTCTGAGTAGGGGTAAAATAGTTGCTACTGACAGACTTCATGGGCATATAATCTCAACACTAATAGGGAAACCCCAGATTTTATTTGATAATCACTATAAAAAGATTGGTAATTATAGAGATTGTTTTGAGCCTGCACATGAAGCGATATTTTACGATTTAGACAATAAATCAAATATCGAAGAGAATATATCCAAAGCTTTGGACTTTTCTTAA
- a CDS encoding glycosyltransferase, translating into MIKSKISIPLFVPDFNRLRADAVWVTIANWAEGFEERYGNAEVISGETSYSSEQIRSRCFISKNENKQKISPLRKTYIAKLLEILIKDIRWFREDRKELNVAIDKFQNAPFFWQHHDLFQTRGLQMAKKMGVPSVLFVDAPYVWESKKWGVHRFGWEWFAKRRGDADPCKQADLVLAVSDEVKQAILDLGVDEKKVMVTPCTVSAKRFDSVKGNEVRHSLGIEDDFVIGWVGSFRKFHSLDLLVEAFKDVVNHLPHAKLLLVGDGPERIPIQEMVNQMGMGDKVIFTGNIPHKDINTFISSFDIAILPSKSTAGFHYSPLKLREFFAAGVPVIASAVGDVKKVITESEGGWLVSPGSKDSISEMILKMESNREAVNDASIKARNYSVNEMGILKQIDMIESYFAKG; encoded by the coding sequence ATGATTAAGAGTAAAATATCAATCCCACTATTTGTTCCTGATTTTAATCGCTTAAGAGCTGATGCCGTTTGGGTGACCATTGCAAATTGGGCCGAAGGATTCGAGGAAAGGTATGGGAATGCTGAAGTAATATCAGGAGAAACGTCATATTCTTCTGAACAGATTAGAAGTAGATGTTTTATTTCAAAGAATGAGAATAAGCAAAAGATTAGTCCTCTACGCAAGACTTACATAGCTAAGCTCCTGGAAATTTTAATAAAAGACATAAGGTGGTTTAGGGAGGATAGGAAGGAGCTAAATGTGGCAATTGATAAATTTCAAAATGCCCCATTTTTTTGGCAGCACCATGATCTTTTTCAAACGAGAGGTTTACAAATGGCAAAAAAGATGGGGGTCCCCTCGGTTCTGTTTGTAGACGCCCCTTATGTATGGGAGTCTAAGAAATGGGGGGTACATAGATTTGGATGGGAATGGTTTGCAAAGCGCAGGGGAGATGCTGATCCGTGTAAGCAGGCTGATTTAGTTCTGGCAGTTAGTGATGAAGTAAAGCAGGCAATTTTAGATTTAGGGGTGGATGAAAAAAAAGTAATGGTAACACCATGCACAGTTTCCGCCAAAAGGTTTGATAGTGTCAAAGGAAATGAAGTTCGTCATTCTTTAGGTATAGAGGATGATTTTGTAATAGGATGGGTGGGCAGTTTTAGAAAATTCCATTCTCTTGATCTATTAGTTGAAGCTTTTAAGGATGTCGTAAACCATCTGCCACACGCAAAGCTATTGCTGGTTGGTGATGGCCCTGAGAGGATTCCAATCCAAGAGATGGTAAATCAAATGGGAATGGGTGATAAGGTAATTTTTACTGGTAACATTCCTCATAAGGATATTAATACCTTCATCAGCAGTTTTGATATAGCAATTTTACCCTCCAAGTCTACTGCTGGTTTTCATTATTCTCCCTTAAAACTCAGAGAATTTTTTGCTGCGGGTGTGCCTGTTATTGCATCTGCTGTTGGGGATGTGAAGAAAGTAATTACGGAAAGCGAAGGTGGGTGGCTTGTTTCACCGGGCTCTAAGGATTCTATATCAGAAATGATCTTAAAAATGGAATCGAATAGAGAGGCTGTTAACGATGCAAGTATAAAAGCCAGAAATTACTCCGTAAATGAGATGGGAATTTTAAAGCAAATTGATATGATTGAGTCATATTTTGCTAAGGGTTGA
- a CDS encoding glycosyltransferase has product MKILQIIQKPQLRGAEIFASQLSVELEKSGHQVDVLYLFDMPEMALEYPLNYFGLKASFRKRFTDFKAYRKLARIVKEGEYDIVQANAGDTLKYAALSRLIYGWKNKLVFRNANKMGDFIKSSAHKKLNQFFLRQVDHFISVSENCRLDLIELYRPAVSSSTTITIGTYLFDDIEAIPKYADKVWINVGSFVPEKNQSFLIDVFAEYVKQNEDAQLWLVGDGKLRKQLEAKVSDLNLTHSVKFLGFRKDVISLIKAADVMVMPSKIEGLPGVILEAMSCKIPVIASNVGGIPEVIINGETGFVIEGFEVDKYLYAVNELDQLNIYQYIQANQRKAIEAEFLMKTVSCGFEDVYQKVIA; this is encoded by the coding sequence TTGAAAATTCTTCAAATCATACAAAAGCCTCAGCTGCGAGGGGCTGAGATATTTGCATCGCAGTTATCAGTAGAACTTGAAAAATCCGGGCATCAGGTAGATGTCTTATACCTTTTTGATATGCCAGAAATGGCTTTGGAATATCCATTGAATTATTTTGGACTTAAAGCTAGCTTTAGAAAGCGCTTTACAGATTTTAAAGCTTATCGAAAGTTGGCCAGAATTGTAAAAGAGGGTGAGTATGACATTGTCCAGGCAAATGCCGGGGATACATTGAAGTACGCCGCCTTATCAAGGTTAATATATGGATGGAAAAATAAGTTGGTATTTAGGAATGCCAATAAAATGGGTGATTTTATAAAATCTTCTGCTCATAAAAAGCTAAATCAATTTTTCTTAAGGCAAGTAGATCATTTTATATCTGTCTCTGAGAATTGCAGACTTGATTTAATAGAATTATACAGACCCGCTGTATCATCATCCACCACAATAACTATAGGTACCTATTTATTTGATGATATCGAGGCTATTCCAAAATATGCTGATAAGGTATGGATCAATGTAGGAAGTTTTGTTCCAGAAAAGAATCAATCTTTTTTGATTGATGTATTTGCTGAGTATGTAAAACAAAATGAGGACGCTCAACTATGGTTAGTTGGAGATGGAAAATTGAGGAAGCAACTGGAGGCAAAGGTGAGTGATTTAAACTTAACTCATTCTGTTAAATTTTTGGGTTTTCGTAAAGACGTTATATCCCTTATTAAGGCAGCAGATGTTATGGTAATGCCCTCAAAAATAGAAGGACTCCCTGGGGTGATTCTGGAAGCGATGTCATGCAAGATTCCGGTAATAGCATCAAATGTTGGAGGTATTCCAGAAGTAATCATAAATGGTGAAACTGGTTTTGTAATAGAGGGATTTGAAGTTGACAAATATTTATATGCCGTAAATGAACTGGACCAGCTAAATATTTATCAATACATACAAGCCAATCAAAGAAAGGCTATAGAAGCTGAATTTTTGATGAAAACGGTTTCTTGTGGTTTTGAGGATGTTTACCAAAAGGTGATTGCCTGA
- a CDS encoding DUF1796 family putative cysteine peptidase — protein MNSEIILDAVEISNTINHWLSDSSYVKVSMGENCNSSWYLKETGNKEASYPYDWIFSSGDIISHTIRDEFKSFLNKDMMFNVNRNKAGHSLYHSLLFNHRNPLKSNEDYQYYVRASDRFLKLLKNNGNNILFVCTVIQETNKRPGWTKGFDRSFKVPINQNLDSFTEMIQYIKSINENVKFIFINQLTEDNYKLEIKSINSVSLWLDFCSEGENSGVKYLNRLDDTIMKIIYKGMCQKASYNN, from the coding sequence TTGAATTCAGAGATTATATTAGACGCCGTTGAAATAAGTAATACAATAAACCATTGGTTGTCGGATTCTAGTTACGTAAAGGTTTCTATGGGAGAGAATTGTAATAGCTCTTGGTATTTAAAAGAAACGGGAAATAAAGAGGCATCCTATCCCTATGATTGGATATTTTCAAGTGGAGATATTATTAGCCATACAATAAGGGATGAATTTAAATCTTTCCTCAATAAAGATATGATGTTCAATGTAAATAGAAATAAAGCAGGTCATTCATTATATCATTCATTGCTCTTTAACCATAGAAATCCTTTAAAATCAAATGAAGACTACCAATATTATGTTCGAGCATCTGACAGGTTTCTTAAACTTTTAAAAAATAACGGAAATAATATCTTATTTGTTTGTACAGTTATTCAGGAAACGAATAAAAGACCTGGTTGGACGAAGGGATTTGATAGAAGCTTTAAAGTTCCAATTAATCAAAATCTGGATTCATTCACAGAAATGATTCAATATATAAAAAGTATTAATGAAAATGTAAAATTTATTTTTATTAATCAACTAACAGAGGATAATTATAAATTAGAAATAAAGTCAATAAATTCCGTCTCCCTATGGCTGGACTTTTGTTCTGAAGGTGAAAACTCTGGAGTAAAATACTTAAATCGCCTAGATGATACCATAATGAAAATTATATATAAGGGGATGTGTCAGAAAGCTTCCTACAATAATTAA
- a CDS encoding MBOAT family O-acyltransferase: MLFNSIDFAIFLPIVFILYWFVLSKQIKVQNLLILVASYVFYGWWDWRFLSLIAFSTLVDFIIGVSLKREQSVFKRKALLWTSISINLGFLAFFKYYNFFINSFVDAFSLFGSQFELSSLNIILPVGISFYTFQTLSYSIDVYKRKLEPTKDFIAFGAFVSFFPQLVAGPIERASHLLPQFYNRRKFDYGKSIDGLRQMLWGLFKKIVIADNCAEFANQIFDNYDHLTGSTLILGAIFFTFQIYGDFSGYSDIAIGVSRLFGFDLMQNFNYPYFSRDMAEFWRRWHISLSTWFRDYLYIPLGGSRGGKWMQIRNTFIIFIVSGFWHGANWTFIVWGFLNACYFLPLLLFNRNRQNIGDIAVERIFPSYKDIISIFITFSLSVFAWIFFRSESLSHALHYISGIMSPSVFLFPKFNNMGHALETFILILIFILIEWNGRGQKYAIATLGFSWRRSLRLALYYTLVIAIFWYGGNEQEFIYFQF, translated from the coding sequence ATGTTATTTAACTCTATTGATTTTGCGATTTTTCTGCCCATTGTATTTATCCTTTATTGGTTTGTCTTAAGTAAACAAATCAAAGTCCAGAACCTTTTGATTTTAGTCGCAAGTTATGTCTTTTATGGTTGGTGGGATTGGCGGTTTCTATCATTAATAGCGTTTAGTACGCTTGTAGACTTTATAATTGGAGTAAGTTTGAAGCGTGAACAAAGCGTTTTTAAAAGAAAGGCGTTGCTTTGGACTAGTATTTCTATCAACCTGGGTTTCCTCGCTTTTTTTAAATATTATAATTTTTTTATCAATAGTTTCGTTGACGCCTTTTCATTGTTTGGGTCTCAGTTTGAATTAAGCTCTTTAAATATAATTCTGCCTGTTGGTATAAGCTTTTATACTTTTCAAACATTAAGCTATTCTATAGATGTCTATAAAAGAAAATTGGAACCAACTAAGGATTTTATTGCCTTTGGCGCCTTTGTTAGTTTCTTCCCTCAATTAGTTGCAGGCCCCATTGAAAGAGCATCACATTTACTTCCTCAATTTTATAATCGAAGAAAGTTTGATTACGGAAAATCAATTGATGGCTTGCGTCAAATGCTATGGGGACTATTTAAAAAAATAGTAATTGCCGATAATTGTGCTGAATTTGCTAATCAAATTTTCGATAATTACGACCATCTTACAGGAAGTACTTTGATTCTAGGAGCCATTTTTTTTACTTTTCAGATATATGGTGATTTCTCAGGGTACTCTGATATTGCCATTGGCGTTTCTCGATTATTTGGTTTTGATCTAATGCAAAACTTTAATTATCCCTATTTTTCCAGAGACATGGCCGAATTCTGGAGAAGATGGCATATTTCATTATCCACTTGGTTTAGAGATTATCTTTATATTCCTTTGGGTGGAAGTAGAGGAGGTAAATGGATGCAGATACGTAATACCTTTATCATCTTCATTGTAAGTGGTTTTTGGCACGGTGCTAATTGGACCTTTATAGTTTGGGGTTTTTTGAATGCATGTTATTTCCTTCCGCTCTTATTGTTCAATAGAAATAGGCAAAACATTGGGGATATTGCAGTAGAAAGAATTTTTCCATCCTATAAAGATATCATTTCAATTTTCATCACCTTCTCACTGTCTGTATTTGCGTGGATTTTTTTCAGATCAGAAAGCTTATCACACGCCCTACATTATATTTCGGGAATTATGTCACCATCAGTATTTTTATTTCCAAAATTTAACAATATGGGGCATGCCCTTGAAACATTCATTCTTATACTCATTTTTATATTAATCGAATGGAATGGTAGAGGTCAAAAATATGCTATTGCTACACTGGGCTTCTCTTGGAGGAGATCATTACGGTTAGCACTCTATTACACATTGGTAATCGCTATATTTTGGTATGGGGGTAATGAGCAGGAATTTATTTATTTTCAGTTTTAA
- a CDS encoding glycosyltransferase codes for MKIKVLHVIKSLGRGGAEMLLPETLALHNQNSFEFHYIYFLPWKDQMVSSLQTVGGKVTCFNASNNVKLILKQRELIDYIRDNDIQLVHAHLPWAGFISRIVSKRCGVPVIYTEHNKQERYHKITFSLNKLTFGWQRKVLAVSSDVQTSILKNIGDKTRVETVLNGVNTDKFTRLNSVQRLDFRRKQNIPETATVVGTVAVFRFQKRLKEWLQVFSEASKHNPNLFGVIVGDGPLKEELITERARLGLQEKVLMPGLQTNTLDWFSIMDIFMMTSIFEGLPIALLEAMSMECAILTTDAGGIKEVISHNDSGLMVSIDDWMDLSQTLSKIESEQIQTLGKQARKRVVENFSLTNMVNRLEEIYKEEGIGN; via the coding sequence ATGAAAATAAAGGTATTGCACGTTATTAAGTCTTTAGGAAGAGGAGGAGCAGAGATGCTTTTACCTGAAACACTGGCGTTGCACAATCAAAATAGTTTCGAGTTTCATTATATATATTTCTTGCCTTGGAAGGACCAGATGGTTAGTAGTCTACAAACTGTTGGGGGTAAAGTAACATGTTTTAATGCTTCAAATAATGTGAAGTTAATTCTTAAACAACGAGAGCTGATTGATTATATAAGGGATAATGACATTCAGCTTGTTCATGCACATTTACCATGGGCAGGATTTATTTCGCGAATAGTAAGTAAGCGGTGTGGCGTTCCGGTGATATATACTGAACATAATAAGCAGGAGCGATATCATAAAATAACATTTTCTTTAAACAAACTTACCTTTGGCTGGCAAAGAAAAGTGTTGGCCGTATCCTCAGATGTACAAACGTCAATATTGAAAAATATAGGTGATAAAACCCGTGTGGAGACAGTACTTAATGGAGTGAATACCGATAAATTTACTCGTTTAAATTCAGTGCAACGGCTAGATTTCAGGCGCAAACAAAATATACCAGAAACTGCTACGGTGGTAGGAACAGTGGCTGTTTTTAGATTTCAGAAGAGGCTGAAAGAATGGTTACAGGTTTTTAGCGAGGCCAGCAAGCATAACCCTAATTTGTTTGGTGTGATTGTGGGCGATGGTCCTCTTAAAGAAGAGTTGATAACAGAGCGTGCGCGCTTAGGGCTACAGGAAAAGGTTTTAATGCCTGGTCTACAAACCAATACGCTTGATTGGTTTTCCATTATGGATATATTTATGATGACCTCAATATTCGAGGGATTACCTATCGCATTGCTAGAGGCGATGAGTATGGAGTGTGCTATTCTTACCACTGATGCAGGAGGTATAAAGGAGGTGATTAGTCATAATGACTCTGGTTTAATGGTGAGCATTGATGATTGGATGGATTTATCACAAACATTATCTAAAATAGAGTCAGAGCAAATTCAAACTTTGGGTAAGCAGGCAAGAAAAAGAGTAGTTGAAAACTTTAGTCTTACTAATATGGTAAATAGATTGGAAGAGATATATAAAGAGGAAGGCATTGGAAACTAA
- a CDS encoding GNAT family N-acetyltransferase, which yields METKLAAKEDIPKIVDLLKISLGESLMPKSVEYWTWKHINNPFGASPVLLAMENNQIIGVRAFMTWQWRKENKVYKAIRAVDTATHPDHQGKGIFKKLTLGLLDVCKDQGVDLVFNTPNEKSKPGYLKMGWEEAGKMPVKIGFKRPLSMVVNKLKSNSNTEFVPVENSEFDILKSIKRYSAGFKLPSCWKTDYSLEYLKWRYSDIPIIQYGGVGDSSAIVIFRIKKSSLGKELRISDAFGEEARIKGHIKQIYNNFEFDYISIDGFSSHSLPSLISKKLNNGPEVTVRSVNADVEEFTNFRNWYPSLGDLEVF from the coding sequence TTGGAAACTAAATTAGCTGCTAAAGAAGATATACCTAAGATTGTTGATCTTCTTAAAATAAGTTTGGGAGAGTCTTTAATGCCTAAGTCAGTGGAGTATTGGACATGGAAACATATTAACAATCCGTTTGGAGCATCTCCCGTACTCTTAGCTATGGAAAATAATCAGATAATAGGGGTGAGGGCCTTTATGACCTGGCAATGGAGGAAAGAGAATAAGGTTTACAAAGCTATTAGAGCGGTTGATACCGCTACTCATCCGGATCATCAAGGCAAAGGAATTTTTAAAAAATTGACTTTAGGGTTATTGGATGTATGCAAGGATCAGGGAGTTGATTTGGTTTTTAATACACCTAATGAGAAAAGTAAGCCAGGATATTTAAAAATGGGATGGGAAGAGGCCGGGAAAATGCCCGTTAAAATTGGATTCAAACGTCCCCTCTCTATGGTAGTAAATAAATTAAAAAGTAATAGTAATACAGAGTTTGTTCCCGTAGAGAATTCGGAATTTGATATATTGAAGTCTATAAAACGGTATTCGGCCGGATTTAAGTTACCGAGCTGTTGGAAGACAGATTATTCCCTGGAATATTTAAAGTGGCGATATTCAGATATTCCAATAATTCAATACGGAGGAGTTGGCGATAGTAGTGCAATAGTGATATTCAGAATCAAAAAGAGCAGCTTGGGTAAAGAACTGAGAATTTCAGATGCCTTTGGAGAAGAAGCGAGGATTAAAGGCCATATAAAGCAAATTTATAATAATTTTGAATTTGATTATATTTCCATAGATGGGTTTTCATCTCATTCACTTCCTTCTTTAATAAGTAAAAAGCTGAACAATGGACCGGAAGTGACGGTCCGCTCCGTAAATGCAGATGTAGAAGAATTTACTAATTTTAGAAATTGGTACCCTTCATTAGGAGATCTCGAGGTATTTTAA
- a CDS encoding polysaccharide deacetylase family protein has protein sequence MTGGCLVISLDFELHWGGSEKWPLNDGYKAYFRRTRESIPVVLSMFEQAGMNVTWATVGFLMHENKAQLVDSLPSNQPTYTDGQISAYNYLQNEWVGENENEDPFHFAHSLVELVKNTHGQELSTHSFSHYYCNEKGQTADQFYHDLSAAKNAAHRYGVSPKSLVFPRNQYNAEYLKACKKAGIEIVRVNPLDWWWQIDSTQSESKWKRLNRGADAYFAIGGKTSFAADQIKKEEGVWLLPASRLLRPYNPKELFLNNLKIKKIKKEMTIAARNNEYYHLWWHPHNFGNYTQENINGLIEIVNHFNALHKEYGMQSKSMGQIASDLNQ, from the coding sequence ATGACAGGAGGTTGCTTAGTCATATCTTTAGATTTTGAATTGCACTGGGGAGGCTCTGAAAAGTGGCCTTTGAATGATGGTTATAAAGCATATTTCCGTCGAACTAGAGAAAGTATACCTGTTGTATTGTCTATGTTTGAACAGGCTGGAATGAATGTTACCTGGGCAACTGTAGGATTTCTGATGCACGAAAATAAAGCTCAGTTGGTAGATTCACTACCATCAAATCAGCCAACTTATACTGATGGGCAGATTTCTGCTTATAACTATTTGCAAAATGAATGGGTAGGTGAAAATGAAAATGAGGATCCCTTTCATTTTGCACATTCGTTAGTAGAGTTAGTCAAAAATACCCACGGACAAGAACTGAGCACCCATTCATTCTCTCACTATTATTGTAATGAAAAGGGACAAACGGCAGATCAGTTTTATCATGATCTTTCAGCTGCCAAGAATGCTGCTCATAGATATGGAGTGTCTCCTAAATCTTTGGTTTTTCCTCGTAATCAATATAATGCAGAGTATCTGAAGGCCTGTAAAAAGGCAGGAATAGAAATTGTAAGGGTAAACCCGCTGGATTGGTGGTGGCAGATAGATAGCACACAGTCAGAGTCCAAATGGAAGCGTTTAAATAGGGGAGCTGATGCCTACTTTGCCATTGGTGGTAAAACTTCTTTTGCTGCGGATCAAATAAAGAAGGAGGAAGGTGTATGGTTGCTGCCGGCCAGTAGACTCTTAAGGCCTTATAACCCGAAAGAATTGTTTTTAAATAACCTGAAGATCAAAAAGATCAAGAAGGAAATGACCATAGCAGCCAGAAATAATGAGTATTATCACTTATGGTGGCATCCTCATAATTTTGGTAATTATACTCAGGAAAATATCAATGGCTTGATAGAAATCGTGAACCACTTCAATGCATTGCATAAGGAGTATGGTATGCAGAGCAAAAGCATGGGACAGATAGCTTCAGATTTGAATCAATAA
- a CDS encoding glycosyltransferase family 4 protein translates to MSYKLLRITTVPISLNILLKGQLKFMTNNGFEVITTSADGAEVAEIKEREGVSHIVIPFTRAITPWQDLKCLRMLVKLIRQQKPDIIHSHTPKAGLLGMMAAKICGVKHRLHTVAGLPLMEAVGIKHQILKLTESMTYACASRVYPNSYKLKEYILSNLTIKESKLKVLGKGSTNGIDLSIFNKSEEITKKGIEWRSKLNIPDEAFVFLFIGRVVGDKGINEMVKAFVQMEDASSYMVLVGPYEELDPLTPETFDMIEKHANIISTGFQADVRPFLAFTDVFVFPSYREGFPNVVLQAAAMEVATIASNINGCNEIIADGESGVLIPTKQVEPLRKAMSKLRKDKQLRSKMAEKALTNVRSNYDQKFVWNCIKEEYNQLLHV, encoded by the coding sequence ATGTCATATAAACTACTCAGGATTACCACCGTACCTATCTCCCTCAATATTTTATTAAAAGGTCAGCTTAAGTTCATGACTAATAATGGCTTTGAGGTGATAACAACCAGTGCAGATGGGGCGGAAGTTGCTGAAATAAAAGAAAGAGAGGGTGTTAGCCATATAGTTATCCCTTTTACCAGAGCAATAACTCCATGGCAAGATTTGAAGTGCTTACGAATGTTGGTGAAACTAATTCGTCAACAAAAACCCGATATAATCCATAGTCACACCCCCAAAGCCGGCCTTTTAGGCATGATGGCAGCAAAGATATGTGGTGTAAAACATAGACTGCATACTGTAGCGGGGTTGCCGCTTATGGAGGCTGTAGGGATAAAACATCAGATTCTAAAACTTACTGAGTCTATGACCTACGCTTGTGCTTCCAGAGTCTATCCAAACTCCTATAAGCTAAAGGAGTATATTTTGTCAAATCTGACAATAAAAGAGAGTAAGCTAAAAGTTTTAGGTAAAGGCAGTACCAATGGAATCGACTTATCCATCTTCAATAAGTCAGAAGAAATAACAAAAAAGGGCATTGAATGGAGGTCTAAACTTAATATTCCTGATGAAGCTTTTGTGTTTTTATTTATAGGTAGAGTAGTAGGCGATAAAGGCATAAATGAAATGGTAAAAGCTTTTGTTCAAATGGAAGATGCTTCATCCTATATGGTGCTCGTAGGGCCATATGAAGAGTTAGATCCTCTGACACCTGAAACATTTGACATGATTGAGAAGCATGCTAATATTATATCAACTGGTTTTCAAGCGGATGTTCGTCCATTTTTAGCTTTCACTGATGTTTTTGTATTCCCTAGTTATCGAGAGGGATTCCCTAATGTGGTACTTCAGGCGGCAGCTATGGAGGTAGCTACGATTGCTTCTAATATTAACGGCTGTAATGAAATTATTGCAGATGGTGAATCCGGTGTACTCATTCCCACTAAGCAGGTGGAACCACTACGAAAGGCAATGAGCAAACTTAGAAAGGATAAACAACTGAGATCTAAAATGGCTGAGAAAGCCCTCACCAATGTGAGAAGTAATTATGATCAAAAGTTTGTTTGGAATTGTATAAAGGAAGAATATAATCAACTGCTGCATGTATAA